TTCGGTAGTGCTCCGGGCCGATGTCGAATTAGGCGGCACCGATCAGAAGTTTAACCTCCTTGTGGGACGGGATCTGCAGCGGGCTCATGGGCAGGAGCCACAAGTTGCGCTTATCACGCCTCTGCTTGAAGGAACCGATGGGGTTCAAAAGATGAGCAAAAGCCTCGGCAACTATATCGGGATTGATGAGCCTGCGAGGGAGGTGTTTGGGAAGGCTATGTCGATTCCGGACGAACTCATTGTGAAATATGCCGAACTGGTGGCCGGGATGTCGCCGGAGGCTGTAGAAGCGATGGAAAAGGGGCTAAAGCTCGGCACGCTTCATCCCAGGACCGCGAAAGTAGAATTGGCTAGGAAGCTGGTCGCGCTTTACCGTGGAGCGCAGGCCGCCGAAGAGGCGGCTATTGAGTTCGATCGGATCTTCCGGGAAAAGAAACTGCCGGATGAGATCAGTACGTTCACGATTGTAGATGAGATAGTGGCCGTGGATCTCGTCTGGTTAATTAAGGAATCAGGGGGGACGATGAGCCTCTCGGAAGCTAGAAGGCTCCTCCGCCAGGGTGGCGTCAGTCTCGATGGAGAAGTCGTACGAGATGAACATGCCAAGGTGCCGATGGACCGGGAGCATGTGCTGAAGGTAGGAAAGCGTTTTTATCGAAGAGTAAAAA
The sequence above is drawn from the Candidatus Methylomirabilota bacterium genome and encodes:
- a CDS encoding tyrosine--tRNA ligase, which codes for MNDAKAQAHEQLCALRRGAVEIVSEAELLEKLERSLRTGVPLRIKLGADPSAPDLHLGHTVVLRKLRQFQDLGHQVIFLIGDFTGMIGDPTGRSETRKPLSVGEVQTNAETYKRQIFRILDQSRTEIRFNSEWLSQMNFANVIRLAAQYTVARLLERDDFQKRYREGRPIGVHEFLYPLAQGYDSVVLRADVELGGTDQKFNLLVGRDLQRAHGQEPQVALITPLLEGTDGVQKMSKSLGNYIGIDEPAREVFGKAMSIPDELIVKYAELVAGMSPEAVEAMEKGLKLGTLHPRTAKVELARKLVALYRGAQAAEEAAIEFDRIFREKKLPDEISTFTIVDEIVAVDLVWLIKESGGTMSLSEARRLLRQGGVSLDGEVVRDEHAKVPMDREHVLKVGKRFYRRVKKSVLPQKNT